Part of the Triticum urartu cultivar G1812 chromosome 2, Tu2.1, whole genome shotgun sequence genome, ttaataggagacacatcaataacttttagatcttcatcttgattttcataggaattggaagaacatgctttaataaaggcatctttggaagcacgcatcctagcggttctttccttgcactcatcaatggaaattctcatggctttgagagactcattgatatcatgcttaggaggaatagatctaagctttaaagaatcaacctcaagagaaattctatcaacgttcctatccaaatcatcaactttaagcaatttctcttcaagcaaagcattaaaattcttttgtgaattcataaactctttaacactattctcaaatttagagggcatcttattataatttccataagagttattgtaggaatttccataattattagaaggattactaggatatggcctaggattaaaattccctctataagagctgttaccaaaattattcctaccaacaaaattcacatccatagattcattgttattctcaatcaaagtagacaaagtcatatcattaggatcataagaaacactctttgaaggaaatatgccctagaggcaataataaagttattatttatttccttatatcatgataaatgtttattattcatgctagaattgtattaaccggaaacataatacatgtgtgaatacatagacaaacagagtgtcactagtatgcctctactagactagctcgttaatcaaagatggttatgtttcctaaccatgaacaaagagttgttatttgattaacgggatcacatcattaggtgaatgatctgattgacatgacccattccattagcttagcacccgatcgtttagtatgttgctattgctttcttcatgacttatacatgttcctatgactatgagattatgcaactcccgtttgccggaggaacactttgtgtgctaccaaacgtcacaacgtaaatgggtgattataaaggtgctctacaggtgtctccaaaggtacatgttgggttggcgtatttcgagattaggatttgtcactccgattgtcggagaggtatctctgggccctctcggtaatgcacatcacataagccttgcaagcattgcaactaatgagttagttgtgagatgatgtattacggaacgagtaaagagacttgccggtaacgagattgaactaggtattgagataccgacgatcgaatctcgggcaagtaacataccgatgacaaagggaacaacgtatgttgttatgcggtctgaccgataaaagatcttcgtagaatatgtaggagccaatatgagcatccaggttccgctattggttattgaccggagacgtgtctcggtcatgtctacattgttctcgaacccgtagggtccgcacgcttaaggtttcggtgacagttatattatgagtttatgcatttttgatgtaccgaagtttgttcggagtcccggatgtgatcacggacatgatgaggagtctcgaaatggtcgagacataaagattgatatattggaagcctatatttggatatcggaagtgttccgggtgaaatcgggattttatcggagtaccgggaggttaccggaaccccccccgggaggtatatgggccttagtgggctttagtggaagagaggagaggtggccagggctgggccgcgcgcccctccccccctagtccgaataggacaaggagagggggccgacgccccccttccttctctctctcctctttcccccctcccgaatcctattccaactaggaaggggggggaatcctactcccagagggagtaggactcctcctggcgcgccctctcctggccggccgcacccccctctttgaacctttatatacggaggcagggagcacccctagagacacaagttgatccacgtgatcatattcttagccgtgtgcggtgcccccttccaccatagtcctcgataatattgtagtggtgcttaggcgaagccctgcaacagtagtacatcaagatcgtcaccatgccgtcgtgctgaggaactcttccccgacactttgctggatcggagtccggggatcgtcatcgagctgaacgtgtgctagaactcggaggtgccgtagtttcggtgcttgatcggtcgggccgtgaagacgtacgactacatcaaccacgttgtgctaacgcttccgttgtcgatctacaagggtacgtagatcacactctcccctctcgttgctatgcatcaccatgatcttgcgtgtccgtaggaatttttttgaaattactacgttccccaacactcttagtagcaaataatttcataagttcatccatctttccactcaacacattgatttcttctatcgcatgcacttttttattagaagatctttcagtatgccattgagaataattaaccataatattatctaggagtttagtagcatctcctaaagtgatttccatgaaagtgcctcccgcggccgaatctaaaagatttctagaagcaaaattcaatccggcataaaaatttcatataatcatccacaaattcaaaccatgagtagggaaattacatatcattaatttcattctctcccaagcttgtgcaatatgttcatgatcaagttgcttaaaattcataatatcgtttctaagagagatgatcttagcgggagggaaatacttagagataaaagcatctttgcacttgttccaagaatcaatactattcttaggcaaagacgaaaaccaagctttagcacgatctctaagagaaaaaggaaatagcttcaatttaacgacatcattatcgacatcttttttcttttgcatatcacataaatcaacgaagctattcagatgagtagcggcatcttcactaggaaggccgacgaattgatctttcataacaacattcaacaaagcagtattggcaagaggagcaatcggagtgctaaggaaatcattattattggtattggtgaagtcacacaatttggtagtatcttgagccatcgcgacaaacaagcaatctaacacacgagcaaacaaaaaggcaagtgggcaaaagaggcaaatacagagggaggatagagagagagagggggggcgaataaaacggcaagggttaagtgggggagaggaaaacgagaggcaaatggcaaataatataatgcgagagatagggattgtgatgggtacttggtatgttgactttttgcgtagactccccggcaacggcgccagaaatccttcttgctacgtcttgagcttgcgttggttttccccgaagaggaagggatgatgcagcagagtagcataagtatttcccttagtttttgagaaccaaggtatcaatccagtaggaggccatgctcaagtccctcgtacctgcacaaagcgatagctactcgcaaccaacgtgattaggggttgtcaatcccttcacggtcacttacgagagtgagatctgatagatataatatttttggtatttttggtatagagatgcaaagtgaaaagtaaaagcaaagtaaaaaagcaaagcaagattaaagtgatggagattgatatgatgagaatagacccgggggccataggtttcactagtggcttctctcaagagcataagtattctacggtgggtgaacaaattactgttgagcaattgacagaattgagcatagttatgagaatatctaggcatgatcatgtatataggcatcacatccgtgacaagtagaccgaaacgattctgcatctactactattactccactcatcgaccactatccagcatgcatctagagtattaagttaaaaacagagtaacgccttaagcaagatgacatgatgtagagagataaattcatgcaatatgaaataaaccccatcttgttatcctcgatggcaacgatgcaatatgtgccttgctgccccttctgtcactgggaaaggacaccgcaagatcgaacccaaagctaagcacttcttccatggcaagaactatcaatctagttggccaaaccaaacggataattcgaagagacttgcaaagataaccaatcatacataaaagaatttagagaagattcaaatattattcatagatagacttgatcataaacccacaattcatcggtctcaacaaacacaccgcaaaaagaagattacatcgaatagatctccacaagagagggggagaactttgtattgagatccaaaaagagagaagaagccatctagctactaactatggacccgaaggtctgaggtaaactactcacacttcatcggagaggctatgatgatgtagaagccctccgtgatgacggccctctccggcggagctccggaacaggccccaagatgggatctcgtggatacagaaagttgcggcggtggaattaggtttttggctcatgttctgatcgtttgggggtacgcaggtatatataggaggaaggagtacgtcggtggagcttcgaggggcccacgaggcaggggggcgcgccccaggggggggccaccctcgtgaccgcctctctgatgccttggcgtagggtccaagtctcctggatcacgttcggtgagaaaatcacgttcccgaaggtttcattccgtttggactccgtttgatattccgtttcttcgaaacactgaaataggcaaaaaacagcaattctgggctgggcctccggttaatacgttagtcccaaaaataatataaaagtggaaaataaagcccaatatagtccaaaacagtagataatatagcatggagcaatcaaaaattatagatacgttggagacgtatcagagccaggctgtcATACCTGGCAGATCGACCTCAACTCCTCCGACAGCGACGATGAACCGCCGCCCCGCACGGCGATGGACAAGAAGATGAATCGCCAGCCACTCAGCCCGCCGCTCCGCACGTCGGTGATGGCCTCCACGGTTAGCCGGTGTCTGTTTTGTAATCCCAATCCCCAATCCCCCTTCTACTCCATCCGCATCTACCTCTATTCCGATCTTGCATGAACTAGCATGAACTGCCATGCTTATCTACCTCTATTTCCCATTCCCCTCTCTGCCGTGGATCGAATCTATCGCCGGATCAAATGCGAAAAAGTAGTGCATGACGAACAGAGAAGTGCTTACTGCCATTGCCGCGGGCCAGGTGATGATCCGCTCGACGGTGATGGAGTCCGGTGGTCTTCTTGCTCTTCttcgatccgccgccgccggtaAGAGTTGGGAGAGTGGGGGAGAGTGGGAGAGGGAGCGGTGAGGCTAATAACTCCCGGCGCTTCACGAAGCAACGTGGCTTCTCGAGCGTGGCCGCCCACGTGCACCGCTCGGGTCTGATCTTGGAGAAACTGCCGATTCGAGGGTTCTCATGGAACCAGGCCCAGGAGTGCTTTAAGATTCGTGTCATGGAGGCCGAACAGTAAAAGCAGGCGGCCCGAGTAAAAGCAGGCGGCCCGTTTACATCCCGCGCGAGACTAGCCGGCCCTCATGAGTGCTCCTCGCCAACGCCTTATGCGCCGCAAGACGAAACCAGCGCCCACGCGCCTGGCTAAGTGGGTCGGCCCATGAACGAGCCGACGAGCTCGTACGACGCCTGCTTCCCCAGCTATCCCGCTCGATCGTTTCGTTTActcgaaagaaaaaaaaaatgaaaaagcgCTAGATCGTTTCATGGTAGACCGGTGAGCCATTGACCATCGACTTTCAAGATTCTTTTTTcgattttttttttaaaaagttcatcaaactttaaaaaagttcacgaattacaaaaaagttcaccaattttgataaaaggttcatgaatttaggaaaaaaagttcaacaaaatttggaaaaagttcacgaaatttagaaaaagttcatcgaattttgaaaaagttcacctaattttgaaaaaagttcatcagttttaaaaaaagttcatcaattttgaaaaagtttatcgatttttgaaaaagttcatctaatttgaaaaaagttcatcgattttgaaaaatagttcatccaattcggaaaaaagttcatcaaatttgaaaaagattcatcaaatttgaaaaaagttcaacGCATTTGAAAAAAGTTGATCGATGTTAagaaaatgttcacgaatttcaaaaaaagttcatcaaacccagggagaagaaaaacaaaaaagaaaaaagaaagagaaaaccagaaaaaggaaaacagaagaaaaaaagaaCAAAGTAAAAGGCGTAGAAACATGAAAGTAGCACGTCCAGTTGGGGGTGGCTGGGTGGTTATGCAGCTTATTGTTAAGCAGGTGGTCTCGGTTTCGAATCAAAGCAGTACCAGATTTTTTTCGCGATTTGAAAAACAGAGGAAAAAATctagatgggccggcccagcggaGAGGTGGGGGTATGCGCCCGATTGCGAGCTGTACTGTAGCGGGCGCATAAGGCGCCAAATAGGATTTAGCGGCCCTCATGTCCTGTGTGCTGGAGAAAACAAACGCGCACATCTGCACTTGATTTAGGAAGCTGTAAAACCGCCGGAATTTTACAGGCCGGCGAGAATATAGTGGATCTCTTCCTCCGCCGACCGAACCAGGTTCCTCATTCGCCTCCCATGGAGACGCCGCCTCCACCACCCGCGGTGCCGTCCGTTCTCGCCCACCTGCGGTCCCTCCTCTCCGCCGCCTCTTCCGCTCTATCCTCCCTCCCTTCCCCACTCCTCccctgctccaccaccaccagggCGACCATCGCCACCTCCTCCACACTCCCCGCACCTGCGCCCACCACCCCGCTCCCATCTTTCCCCTCTTCACCGACCTCCGAAATCCCCCTCCCCCTCCCGGCTGCGCCCGCCCCCTACCACGACTGCCCAGCCGTCGTCCGCACCACCAACCAACCGCCCGCCTCGTCCTCCCTCCccgccttcctcgccgccgaGTGTGCAGACTTCGCCTCCTCCACTGCCGCCCCAaccctctcctctcctccccgCATCCTCCCGTCTGAGCTCTGCCTCCTGCGTCGGGAGGTGGACTCCTGGGGCAGCCACCATCCCCCCGGGGCGTACTCCTACGCTGTGGCCCGCGTGGTGGAGGCACTGCGGCTAGGTGCCCTGCAGTGGGAAGTCGAGCTGCGGCGCTGGTTGCTCGCGAGCTCACCGAGATATGGTATCGTGATTGACGCGGCCAGTCGAGACCATGTGTTTGTGCTGGTCAGGCTGTGTctgaaggcggcggcggcggaggcagggTGCTCGCTGGAACGCCTGCCCAAGGGGGAGAGCGAGGAGTTTCGTCTTGATCCGAGGGCTGTGCGGTTCGAGTGCCCCAGGCTGGTTGATGGTGTCTCATGGTTGGCGAGGCAGCTCGAGGTTTTGTATGGGAAGGGCAATGGCTGGTTCTTCGCGATTACGGCGGTGAAGGAGGCAATTCTTAGGTTGGGGTCTTGTTTGGCTGTCGGTGTTGGAGATGGTGTTGCTGGAGGCGCTAGTGAAAAAGGATGTGAGTTGAGAGATACTGGGACATGCCCTATTTTTGTCTCCCAGGTTGTTGCTGCCATTGCAGCCTTACATGAGAGGTTGTCCCTGGATAAGAAGATTAGGGCTCTGCAAGCACCACGCCCATCCAAATATCAGCTGTATGCTTTCTTGCTTACTGTTACTTACTTAATCCAACATCGCAGATCAAGCGAATATTTCTCCAGTTCAGTCAAAAACAAACTCTGACACTGCTCATGCAGATCTTGCTCAAGGAGTGTGTTGCACATAGATTGTAATTTGTGATGATGATGAGTAATCATCATTGGAATGCATTCCCTCAGATTGTGATTAGTTAATTAGTTTAGTTTGGTTTGGTAAGAAATTTCAACCATGACCAATACATTTGATTCTCGACAGGTTACTTGAATATTCACAAATACTGAAGCAAGGCTGTGATGAGCGTTCAAAGCGACCAAACTACAGAGCTGTTCTGGATTATGATGGAATTCTACCACGTCAAATGGATAACCAGGTAAAGTCATGCACTTCGTCAGAAGTACTTCTCTAGAATCCAGATACCATGCTGATATTTCTACATGTTCCAGTGTTCTCTTGATTTACACTAACCTACTATTGACAAAATTTTTGTGAACATAATGTATGCGGAATTTTCAATTTATGCTGGTTCATGCCGTAGCAGTGCtaggatttttctttttcttttctgaACCTTGATCTCTATGTATTCccatggatcggagggagtactatttttCCATGCTTATTCTCTTTGCTTACTAATATTTATTAAATCAAGGTTTTGCCGAGTCATCGAAAAACATAATATGATTGGAACAAAGGAAAATGGTATGAATTTTGGAGATTTAATTCCTATAGGAAAACTTCCTATGGTGCTGTTTGGAATAAAGGAATGGCTCACAAAGATTCCTATGAAATCCCTATGAAATTGGGCAATTTATATTAAGTTTGGAGAAAAACAAACATGAGGTCTTGCCTCATGTTTTCTTCTCCTCGTGTCCAGATTTTCTGCATTTTTCCTTTGTGGTATCCAAATGACAGTTTTAAAGTATTCCTATGCTTTGGGTTAGTGTAGGAATTGATGTTACATGGCATCTCAATTGCTGCAGTCATCCTACGTTTTTGAATTCCTGCGTTCTCAATGGGCCTTAAATTTTATTTACACAGGGATATAAAGATATTTTACATAAAAATTATGAATGAGTGGTGATAAATGATCAAATTTCATAAATTATCACTATTATCGAATTTACTAGAGTTTAATTATTTACTTCTCTTCGTCACTTGAAAAGGAATCTGGTTGGTCCAAGACAAGGGAGGAGCTGCTAGCTGAAGAACGGGATTACAAGAGAAGAAGAATGTCTTACCGTGGGAAGAAAATGAAGCGAAATCCAACAGAGGTACATTTTAAATTTCAAATTTGCAAGTAATTTCATTTCTCTTAAGTCatcctaaaagttttcatggcaTAAGTTCTTGAGGGGATAGTTGATAGTGGTGGCTGGTGGGAGGTCGGGGACGGGAAGGTTGCATTTGGGTGGTGTGTGTACGACCCTGCTATGGATCGAACATGAGGGAATGGATTGGTAGGTGAGAAGAGGGTGATCAAGAGGTAGGAGAAGGAGTAGGTGagtgcagagagagagagagaggtgagaGTGTTTCAGACTTTTCTTCATACGTGAACACTTGTACAGCAACCCTGTCACAGTAAATAGACCATCCAGTTGGCTTGGGGCCCCGCTGTCAAGCACACGCTAGCGACCACTAGTTCTCCTCTTCTGCTGGCGGGTCCCACTCTTCTTTTTCACCACGCCTAGCCTCATCCTGGTTCTGCTGCAGCTGAACCCCTCTGTCCGCCTCCACTTCAGGCGTATCTTGGTTGGCTGAAGGGGAGTGCATGACATTTGCCCTTCCTTGGGATGGATCTCCGCTGTCGAGGTCATTCCCGGGGAACGTTGCTGGAGCACGTGATAGTCTTCCCAGGTCGAGCTCGCTACGACAGAGTGGCCCAATGAACGAGCACCCGTGGAATAGCCGCGTTACCTTTCTTGACGAGACGACGCTCGAGAATTGCTTGTGGCTGCAGGTCACCGGTTGTGAGGTCGGGAGGTGCAGGTAGTTTGCTGAATACCGAAGTGTGATCCACCTTAAAGGGTTGGAGCTGCGAAACATGGAAAACCAGATGGATCTTGCTGTCCGGTTGTAAGTCGAGCTTGTAGGCGAGAGAACCGACGTGATGGAGGATCTTGTATGGATCGAAAAACTTATAGGCGAGATTCAGGAATGGCCTGCTGATGACAGACAATAGAACGTAGGGCTGCAGCTTCAATAGAACTTGGTCCCCGACGGCGAACTCGCTCTCCGTGCGGTTGCGGTTCGCCTGATGCTTCATGCAGTGTTGAGCGTGGAGATGGGTCTTGAGCATGTCGGTGAATTGTCGGTGCTTCCTCGTGAGACCTTGTAAGCTCATCGTCTTGTCAGAGTGAATGGCGTACAACCGGTCGTACTATGGTGGCCGGAGTTGTACCAAAACTCAAGCGGCGAGGGTGTCGTTGACGGCGCAACTCAGGTAGTATTCGACACAGTGGTTGACGTGCTCGCTCTGGTTGCCCTGTGGATGATAAGCCGTGGTGTAGAGCAGCTTTGTGCCCACAGGCGCGAACAACTCTTGCCAGAAGGAACTGGTGAAGATCTTGTTCGAGACAATGGAGTCTGGGACGCCGTGGAGCTTGATGAAGTTGTCCAAGGAGGCGTACGTGACTTGTGGAGCAgtgaagggatgatgcagcaggaTGAAGTGGGCGTGTACTTGGACAACGGGTGGACGACCACCAGGATGATGCCGGTGCCGCCGAGCGCGACAATCCTTCAATGAAGTCCAAGGTAACTTCGCCCCATATGCGTGCCGGAATCGGCGGCAGTTGTAGTGTGCCCGTCGGGTGAGCATGCTCGTGCTTCGTCTGTTGGCAAACGACGCATTGTTCGACAAATTCCTCGACATGGACCTTCATGCCAGCCAGGAGAACAGATTCTTGAGGTGCAGGTGAGTGGCGCGAATGCCAGAATGGCCACCAATGGTGGAGGCGTGCAGCTTGGTGATGAGCTTTGTCTGCAGCGCAACATTGTCACCAATTGACAGCCTGTTGCGGTACTTATCACGCCGCGATCCACTTCATGGCCCTAGTCATCTTGGTTGCGAACTGCCAGCGCTCAGAGGCTTTCATGTCACTTGCATAAGAGTTGTGTACCTCCTGGATCCACGAGGGTTGGCAAGATGAGGTTGTTGTTATGATGAGTAGATGGCCCACATGCAATAGAGAATCTACCGCCGTGTTCTCCGCTTCTCCGCCCCGTGCCGGTACTTGAAGCTGAACTGCAGGCCGCCTAGTTTGGCTATGGCTTTGCGCTCAAGATCGAACCCCAGCTATTGTTCGCCGAGTGTGCATAGACTTGTTGTTGGTCAACATGGTGAATTGGACGCGTTGAAGGTACGGCGACAATGATCCACTGCCATCATCACCGCCAAAAATTCTTTCTCGTTGACTGAGAGCTTGCGGCTGTTCACATCGAGCGCGTGGCTGATGGCCTTGTTGCATCAAGACAACATTGATTCGAGTGTCCCAGGCGTTTGTCTCCACGGTGAATGGCAGCGAAAAATCTGGCAGGTCCAACACCGGGGTAGTAGTCATTGCCTGCTTCAGTTGCTGGAAAGTTGTCGTTGTGGCTTTTGACCACTGAAATCATTTTTGCCGAGGAGCAATTCCAGGGACTTGGTGATCACACTGTAATTGTGCACGAATTTGCGATCATAATCGGTAAAGTCAAGAAAGGCCCGCGGCTCCGTCGGAAAGGATGGTTGGGGCTAGCGATGGATGGCTGATTTCTCCAGTTCAGTGGCGACACCAGCAGTCGAGATGACGTGGCCGAGGTAGTGGATGGAGAGCCAAGTGAACGAGCATTTGGAGCACTTGGCGTAGAGCTGATGTTGGGGCAGTGTCGATCAACCAAGTGCTAGTTGAAAGAGGCGTTGTACGTCAGGATATCATCCAGGAAGACGATGGCAAATTTGTGCGTCACGAGAGCGAAGACAGAGTTCATGAGGCACTGGAAGGTTGCTGGCGCATTCGTGAGGTCGAACGACATCACCCGAAATTGGAAGTGACCATGGTCAGTCTTGAATGCCGGCTCGGCCTCGTCGCTTGGGCACGTGCGTATCTGATGATACTCGGCACGAAGGTCGACCTTGGAGAAATAGCGCTCACTGGCCAATTCGTTAAGGAGCTCGTTGACGATCGGCATCAAAAACTTGTTCTTCACGGTAATGTGTTGAGGCGGCGGTAGTCGACGCAGAACCGCCAGGTATCGTCCTTCTTGACGAGGAGCACCGGAGCAGCGAAGGGCCAACGCTTGATCTCGTCCTTCGTGAGTGGTGAATAGCGGTATGGGAGTGTTGGGTGGCGAAGCCCCGACTCAAGCAGGATTGCGTGATCGAACACGCGATGTGGCGGCAGCGTCTTGGGCTATTGGAAGACATCACCGTAGTCGTCCACAAGAGCTTGCAAAGGTGGTGGTAGTGGTGCGTCTTGGTCGGCAAGGTGAGTCGAGTCGACGATCGCAAGCGCCCACACCTCGTTTCCTTGCAGCCTTGCAGCCATTTGCAGAGCTGCTCGACGTGAATCTCTGTGAGGGCGGGCGCTAGGAGTTGGCACACCTTGTAGTTTGATGTTGTCATGGCGGAACTCCATGGTCTTGAGGCTTCGATGACGGTTCATCGGGCTGAATTGGGCTAGCTATTACACGTCGAGAACTGCATAGTAGACGCCCAGCTCAGGAAGACGCATGTCGGTGGTGAACGTGTGGACTGCAGTGTGTCGCCGTTCGTGTCAAAGGTCACCAGGATGGCGTCTTGCACGGTACACCCCCCGCGCTCGGCGAAGGTGACGTTGACGAACGTGTGGGTGTTGTTGCCGAAGTGGATGAGAGAAGTAGCATGACCTGGTTACCCACCAGAGCCCATACTGCATCGTGCCTGTGAGTGCCCACGACAACGTGTACAAAGACTCGAGGGCATGGATTGCGTCGTCGAACAGGAGCTTCCCATGGTCGCCAACCTCGATGGTTAGGAGCTGGCCGACGTGGTTGTACTTACTGTACTTGTCGCCGCACTTGAAACACATGTCGTTGGTGCGCCGAAACTCCCAAAGTTGCCGCTCGCGGCCAAAGTCACCAGGCCTTGTTTGGCGCCATAAATGCGTGGCTGCACCGGCCCAACTGCGACCGCTGGCATCGATGGTGGAGGCGGAGCACGCGCGAACACTAGAGGGCGACCCCGTGGATGATTGTGTTCCGCTTCCTCCTCTTGGATGCGTGATGCGTGATGCGTGGCACAGACGCCGCTCTCGACTCACTTGTTGGTGCATGCTGATGAACACCCATTTGCGCCTCGCCACACAAACCATTGACGAACTGAGAGACAAGAATTTTTGATTCAAGGTTGGATCCAGCATGATGAACTCCACGACGGCACATAAACGATTCAAAGGCCGTGCGGTAGTTAGTGATGGTGCCCGTCTGCTTGAGGTGGTGCAGACGGTGGAGGAGGCCGTCGAACTCGTCCTGGCCGAACTCCGCGTGCATCGCCGCGATGAACGTGGCAAGTCAC contains:
- the LOC125538136 gene encoding U11/U12 small nuclear ribonucleoprotein 48 kDa protein translates to METPPPPPAVPSVLAHLRSLLSAASSALSSLPSPLLPCSTTTRATIATSSTLPAPAPTTPLPSFPSSPTSEIPLPLPAAPAPYHDCPAVVRTTNQPPASSSLPAFLAAECADFASSTAAPTLSSPPRILPSELCLLRREVDSWGSHHPPGAYSYAVARVVEALRLGALQWEVELRRWLLASSPRYGIVIDAASRDHVFVLVRLCLKAAAAEAGCSLERLPKGESEEFRLDPRAVRFECPRLVDGVSWLARQLEVLYGKGNGWFFAITAVKEAILRLGSCLAVGVGDGVAGGASEKGCELRDTGTCPIFVSQVVAAIAALHERLSLDKKIRALQAPRPSKYQLLLEYSQILKQGCDERSKRPNYRAVLDYDGILPRQMDNQESGWSKTREELLAEERDYKRRRMSYRGKKMKRNPTEILRDIIDEHMAEIKQAGLREPPGDIAQNILETNSSGGAYQGSSCDKAILGSRLPSRENSPHTASRSHDTKDSYMNIRYENSAHHHQNVSEHEKGGIRESGNAMNRGYSDRHDYTHKRNTNDHRKYGNKYKKNIPDYHSESSDRSAWSTRTPKSSEREYGGMPGDKSNDRTRTTQNRHGSIPGNEDQFSDRYDPKSRYSDEDLREAYHDA